Proteins from one Flavobacterium branchiarum genomic window:
- a CDS encoding amino acid permease produces MSFSSLFRKKTVQDILSQVEKNNANGSDSLGKHLTARDLTAFGIAAIVGAGIFSTIGKASADGGPAVIFLFLFTAIACSFAAFAYAEFASMVPVSGSAYTYSYVAFGEIIAWVIGWALIMEYSVGNITVAISWSDYFTGLLASGGIHLPQWVQMDYLTASNGFNDATALMHGGKAFENLEPALQAAYTAWTTSPMIGSFHFVADLPALLIIILITALIYRGMKESRNASNIMVVVKVCVVLLVIAVGVFYVDTANWDPFAPNGVTGVLKGVSAVFFAYIGFDAISTTAEECKDPQRDLPRGMMWAIIICTILYIAIALVLTGMVSYNQLNVGDPLAFVFEKLDLKWMSGIIAVSAVVAMASVLLVFQMGQPRIWMSMSRDGLLPKRFSKVHPKYKTPSYATIVTGFVVAVPALFLNLTMVTDLCSIGTLFAFVLVCAGVLVLQNKPDIPRGKFRTPYVNSKFIMPILLIIGLVFSFGYNKKATMSFIMNETQINQPADIITSLDKSHTKIVYDYLVTVDPANATTEKPDLELILKQYQKDEAKYASVIAGLPVADSIKYESGLSLFKHKIPMWIFLIVLVGLTVWAFRQNLSLIPLLGLICCLYMMAELSVWNWIYFTVWLIIGLCIYFSFSQKNSKLNFIKQ; encoded by the coding sequence ATGTCGTTTTCAAGTCTATTTCGAAAAAAAACTGTACAAGATATTTTAAGTCAAGTTGAAAAAAATAATGCCAACGGGAGTGATTCATTAGGTAAACATTTAACAGCACGTGATTTAACAGCTTTTGGTATTGCAGCAATTGTAGGTGCAGGTATTTTTAGTACTATTGGTAAAGCTAGTGCCGATGGAGGACCAGCAGTTATCTTTTTATTCCTTTTTACAGCGATTGCCTGTAGTTTTGCTGCTTTTGCTTACGCAGAATTTGCTTCAATGGTTCCCGTTTCTGGAAGTGCTTATACGTATTCGTATGTAGCTTTTGGAGAAATTATAGCCTGGGTCATTGGTTGGGCATTGATAATGGAATATTCAGTAGGTAATATAACCGTAGCCATATCGTGGAGTGATTATTTTACAGGATTGCTCGCCAGCGGGGGGATACACTTGCCCCAGTGGGTTCAAATGGACTATTTAACTGCTTCTAACGGATTTAATGATGCTACTGCTTTAATGCATGGCGGAAAAGCATTCGAGAATTTAGAGCCAGCCTTACAAGCAGCCTACACAGCATGGACAACATCACCGATGATAGGTTCCTTTCATTTTGTTGCCGATTTACCCGCTTTATTAATCATTATCTTGATTACTGCTCTGATTTATCGTGGTATGAAAGAATCTCGTAATGCGAGTAATATAATGGTTGTTGTAAAAGTATGTGTGGTACTTTTGGTAATTGCAGTTGGTGTTTTTTATGTAGATACCGCCAATTGGGACCCTTTTGCACCAAATGGTGTTACAGGAGTTTTAAAAGGTGTTTCTGCTGTATTCTTTGCTTATATTGGTTTTGACGCTATTTCAACAACTGCCGAAGAATGCAAGGATCCGCAACGTGATTTACCACGAGGAATGATGTGGGCAATTATAATTTGTACCATTTTATACATAGCAATCGCATTGGTACTTACGGGAATGGTAAGTTACAATCAACTTAACGTGGGAGATCCACTTGCTTTTGTATTCGAAAAATTAGATTTAAAATGGATGTCAGGAATTATTGCCGTAAGTGCTGTAGTTGCAATGGCAAGTGTTTTATTGGTTTTTCAAATGGGACAACCTCGTATTTGGATGAGTATGAGTCGTGATGGATTGTTGCCAAAACGTTTCTCTAAAGTGCATCCTAAATACAAAACACCATCATACGCAACCATCGTTACAGGTTTTGTTGTTGCCGTTCCTGCTTTATTCCTAAATCTTACAATGGTTACAGATTTATGTAGTATTGGAACTTTGTTTGCTTTTGTATTAGTTTGTGCAGGAGTTTTAGTATTACAGAACAAACCAGATATTCCAAGGGGGAAATTTAGAACACCTTATGTAAATTCAAAATTTATAATGCCAATTTTATTGATTATTGGATTGGTCTTTTCTTTTGGATACAACAAAAAAGCAACAATGAGTTTTATTATGAATGAAACTCAAATTAATCAACCAGCAGATATTATTACTTCTCTTGATAAAAGCCATACTAAAATAGTATATGATTATTTAGTAACTGTTGATCCTGCTAATGCTACAACAGAAAAACCAGATTTAGAATTAATATTAAAGCAATATCAAAAAGACGAGGCTAAATATGCAAGCGTAATTGCAGGTTTACCAGTTGCTGATTCGATTAAATACGAAAGCGGATTAAGCTTGTTCAAACACAAAATACCAATGTGGATTTTCTTAATCGTTTTGGTTGGATTAACTGTTTGGGCTTTTAGACAAAATTTATCTTTAATTCCATTATTAGGCTTGATTTGTTGTCTTTATATGATGGCCGAATTAAGTGTTTGGAACTGGATTTATTTTACAGTTTGGTTAATTATAGGTCTTTGTATTTACTTTAGCTTTAGCCAAAAAAATAGTAAGCTAAATTTTATAAAGCAGTAA
- a CDS encoding aminotransferase class I/II-fold pyridoxal phosphate-dependent enzyme, whose translation MENFNPADKIQDLQYFGEFGGVNPSISDSSTYTFLSAKTMFDTFEGNMEGCYLYSRHSSPSNLYLDQALAAMEGTETANVSASGMGAITPTLMQLCSNGDHIVSSRTIYGGTYAFLKNFTPRFGIKTTFVDITKLDVVEAAITPETKVLYCETVSNPLLEVADIAGLSRLAKKHNLKLVVDNTFSPLSVSPAKLGADIVIHSLTKYINGSSDTVGGVTCASKEFINSLKNVNSGASMLLGPTMDSLRSASVMKNLRTLHIRIKQHSHNAHVLADKFEKDGLKTVYPGLKSHPSHALYKTMINPEYGFGGMLTIDVGSLAKANELMELMQARNLGYLAVSLGFYKTLFSAPGTSTSSEIPLEEQAEMGLTDGLIRFSIGLDNDIERTYQMMKACMVELGIL comes from the coding sequence ATGGAAAATTTTAATCCGGCTGATAAAATTCAGGATTTACAGTATTTTGGGGAATTTGGTGGTGTAAACCCATCCATTTCGGATTCTTCTACCTATACTTTCCTTTCAGCAAAGACAATGTTTGATACTTTTGAAGGAAACATGGAGGGCTGTTATTTGTATTCTCGCCATTCATCGCCAAGTAATTTATACTTAGATCAGGCACTTGCCGCAATGGAAGGAACTGAAACTGCAAATGTTTCTGCTTCTGGAATGGGAGCAATTACACCTACGCTAATGCAATTATGTAGTAATGGGGATCATATTGTTTCGAGTAGAACTATATATGGTGGAACGTATGCTTTCCTTAAAAATTTCACTCCGAGATTTGGCATAAAAACAACTTTTGTAGACATTACAAAACTTGATGTTGTAGAAGCTGCAATTACTCCAGAAACTAAAGTTTTGTATTGCGAAACTGTGAGTAACCCTTTATTAGAAGTTGCTGATATTGCAGGCTTATCTCGTCTTGCAAAAAAACACAATTTAAAATTAGTTGTTGATAATACATTCTCTCCTTTGTCGGTTTCGCCTGCAAAGTTAGGTGCTGATATTGTGATTCATAGTTTAACAAAATATATAAACGGTAGTAGTGATACTGTTGGCGGTGTAACTTGTGCTTCTAAAGAATTCATAAATAGCTTAAAAAATGTAAATAGTGGTGCAAGTATGCTTTTAGGACCTACTATGGATAGTTTACGTTCTGCTAGTGTGATGAAAAACCTTCGCACGCTACACATCCGTATCAAACAACACAGTCATAATGCGCATGTTCTCGCTGATAAATTTGAAAAAGACGGACTTAAAACGGTTTATCCAGGTTTAAAAAGTCATCCTAGCCATGCGTTGTACAAAACAATGATTAATCCTGAATATGGTTTCGGTGGTATGCTTACAATTGATGTTGGTTCTTTGGCAAAAGCAAATGAATTAATGGAATTGATGCAAGCTCGAAATCTCGGATATTTGGCGGTTAGTTTAGGTTTCTACAAAACTTTATTTAGCGCTCCCGGAACCTCAACTTCTAGCGAAATCCCACTAGAGGAACAAGCCGAAATGGGCTTGACTGATGGCTTAATCCGATTCTCAATTGGATTGGATAATGACATCGAAAGAACCTATCAAATGATGAAGGCCTGCATGGTCGAGCTTGGGATTTTGTAA
- a CDS encoding Lrp/AsnC family transcriptional regulator, which yields MTLDSIDKKLLLLLQTDSKKTTKELSLKLDLSVTAVYERIKKLEREGIIHKYVALLDKSKIEKGFVVFCHLKLIQHTKEFLTKFESEVTQLKEVLECHHVSGDYDYILKVLVKDMEAYREFLVTKLTTLQHIGSTQSTFMISEVKNTTVISF from the coding sequence ATGACACTAGATTCAATAGATAAAAAATTACTATTACTACTTCAAACGGATAGTAAAAAAACAACCAAAGAACTATCCTTAAAATTAGACCTTTCGGTTACGGCAGTTTATGAACGAATAAAAAAGTTAGAGCGAGAAGGGATAATACATAAATATGTAGCATTACTAGACAAATCTAAAATAGAAAAAGGATTTGTCGTTTTTTGCCACCTTAAACTTATTCAACATACGAAAGAGTTTTTAACGAAATTCGAAAGTGAAGTAACACAACTAAAAGAAGTTCTCGAATGTCATCACGTTAGTGGTGATTACGATTATATTCTTAAAGTACTTGTAAAAGACATGGAAGCGTATCGTGAGTTTTTAGTAACCAAACTAACAACACTGCAGCACATTGGTAGCACGCAAAGTACTTTCATGATTAGTGAAGTGAAAAATACAACCGTGATTTCTTTTTAG
- the lpdA gene encoding dihydrolipoyl dehydrogenase — MSSFDVVIIGSGPGGYVSAIRCAQLGFKTAIIEKYNSLGGTCLNVGCIPSKALLSSSHHYAEIKHFADHGIEVSGEVKVNLEKMIARKQAVVDQTAGGVNYLMDKNKITVLKGLGSFVDATHIAVTKEDGTSETIEAKHTIIATGSKPSSLPFIKIDKERIITSTEALALKEVPKHLVIIGGGVIGIELGQVYLRLGSQVSVVEFMDRIIPGMDGALSKELTKVLKKQGMKFYVSHKVKSVERNGDAVVVQAENAKGETITLEGDYSLVSVGRRPYTDGLNADKAGVKISDRGQVEVNDHLQTSVPNIYAIGDVVRGAMLAHKAEEEGAMVAEILAGQKPHIDYNLIPGVVYTWPEVAAVGQTEEQVKASGAEYKVGSFPFKALGRARASGDLDGFVKIIADAKTDEVLGVHMIGARTADLIAEAVTAMEFKASAEDISRMSHAHPTFAEAIKEAALAATDNRALHV; from the coding sequence ATGAGTTCATTTGACGTAGTCATTATAGGTTCAGGTCCCGGCGGATATGTTTCGGCAATTCGTTGCGCACAATTAGGTTTCAAAACTGCTATAATCGAAAAGTACAATTCTCTTGGAGGAACTTGCTTAAATGTGGGTTGTATTCCTTCAAAAGCATTATTGTCTTCTTCGCATCATTATGCAGAGATTAAACATTTTGCTGATCACGGAATTGAAGTTTCTGGTGAAGTAAAAGTAAATTTAGAGAAAATGATTGCTCGCAAGCAAGCTGTTGTAGATCAGACTGCTGGTGGGGTTAATTATTTAATGGATAAAAATAAAATTACTGTTTTAAAAGGATTAGGTTCGTTTGTAGATGCAACACATATTGCAGTTACTAAAGAAGATGGAACATCTGAAACTATTGAAGCAAAACATACAATTATTGCTACAGGTTCTAAGCCTTCATCATTGCCTTTTATCAAAATTGACAAAGAAAGAATCATTACTTCTACAGAGGCATTAGCTTTGAAAGAAGTTCCTAAGCACCTAGTTATTATTGGTGGAGGAGTAATTGGTATCGAATTAGGTCAAGTATATTTACGTTTAGGATCACAAGTTTCTGTGGTTGAATTTATGGACAGAATTATTCCAGGAATGGATGGTGCTTTGTCTAAAGAATTAACTAAAGTATTGAAGAAACAAGGAATGAAATTCTACGTTTCTCACAAAGTAAAATCGGTAGAAAGAAACGGAGATGCTGTTGTAGTTCAAGCTGAAAATGCAAAAGGAGAAACAATTACTTTAGAAGGAGATTATTCATTAGTTTCTGTAGGGCGTCGTCCATACACAGACGGATTAAATGCTGATAAAGCAGGAGTAAAAATTTCTGATAGAGGACAAGTAGAGGTAAACGACCATTTACAAACTAGTGTTCCAAATATCTATGCAATTGGTGATGTTGTTCGTGGAGCAATGTTGGCACACAAAGCAGAAGAAGAAGGAGCAATGGTTGCTGAAATCTTAGCAGGTCAAAAACCACATATTGATTATAACTTAATTCCTGGTGTAGTTTACACTTGGCCAGAAGTTGCAGCTGTTGGACAAACAGAAGAGCAAGTAAAAGCTTCGGGAGCTGAATATAAAGTTGGAAGTTTCCCATTTAAAGCGTTAGGACGTGCAAGAGCAAGTGGAGATTTAGATGGATTTGTAAAAATCATTGCAGATGCTAAAACGGATGAAGTTTTAGGAGTACATATGATTGGAGCTCGTACTGCTGATTTAATTGCAGAGGCTGTTACAGCAATGGAATTCAAAGCATCTGCTGAAGATATTTCAAGAATGAGTCATGCGCATCCAACATTTGCAGAAGCAATAAAAGAAGCTGCTTTGGCTGCTACAGATAACAGAGCATTACACGTATAG
- a CDS encoding DoxX family protein produces the protein MKIATIIIRTLIGLLLLFASISYFLNLMPEPVVTGNFKAFNIGLIASTYIMPLAKSIELICGIAFVIGRYVTLANILILPITINILFINYFMTPENLPVAALLFLGNLFLIYRYWNNYKSVFTA, from the coding sequence ATGAAAATCGCTACTATTATTATCAGAACTTTAATTGGCCTTTTACTGCTTTTTGCTTCTATAAGTTACTTTCTAAATTTAATGCCAGAACCAGTAGTAACTGGAAATTTCAAAGCATTTAATATCGGTTTGATCGCATCAACTTACATAATGCCATTAGCAAAATCAATAGAACTAATTTGCGGTATTGCCTTTGTAATTGGCCGTTATGTAACGCTAGCCAATATTTTAATTCTCCCTATTACCATAAATATTTTATTTATTAATTACTTTATGACTCCTGAGAATTTACCTGTTGCAGCTTTGTTATTTTTAGGAAATCTATTTTTAATTTACAGATATTGGAATAATTACAAAAGCGTATTTACTGCTTAA
- a CDS encoding DUF4349 domain-containing protein, whose product MKTIAKFSLTTLVLLAVLFSCKKADSLAEDSISDPSNATTDIISSAAAVEKKDSSHQFIRTADIKFKVKNVAKSTYAIENATVKFGGFVTYTNLQSTIHDEIQTKLSQDSTLQTTKYSVINNVTIRVPNTQLDTVIKLIAKQIDFLDYRVIKADDVSLKLLANQLAQNRSAENHKRIEKAIDNKGKKINDVMQAENTLAAQKEQNDASKIEKLSLKDQINFSTITLQLYQNQSLKEEVIASIKDSNTYKPNIGIEIIDALKNGWYILQGIIVFFINIWPFILIGTGGYFIYRKYVKKES is encoded by the coding sequence ATGAAAACAATTGCAAAATTTAGCTTGACTACATTAGTACTCCTCGCTGTATTATTTTCCTGTAAAAAAGCAGATTCATTAGCTGAAGATTCTATTTCAGATCCATCAAATGCAACAACTGATATTATTTCATCGGCGGCGGCTGTTGAGAAAAAAGACAGTAGCCATCAGTTTATTCGAACCGCTGACATAAAATTTAAAGTCAAAAATGTAGCAAAATCTACTTATGCAATTGAAAATGCAACGGTGAAATTTGGAGGTTTTGTCACTTATACCAACTTACAAAGCACAATTCACGATGAGATACAAACAAAATTAAGCCAAGATAGTACGTTGCAAACTACAAAATACTCTGTAATAAACAACGTAACAATTCGTGTCCCTAACACGCAACTCGATACTGTTATAAAATTAATTGCCAAACAAATAGATTTTTTGGATTACCGTGTTATCAAAGCCGATGATGTTTCTTTAAAACTACTTGCAAACCAATTAGCCCAAAACAGAAGTGCTGAAAATCATAAAAGAATTGAAAAAGCAATTGATAACAAAGGCAAAAAGATAAATGATGTAATGCAGGCCGAAAATACGCTTGCAGCTCAAAAAGAACAAAATGACGCTAGTAAAATCGAAAAACTTTCTCTAAAAGATCAAATTAATTTTAGCACCATTACGTTACAACTGTATCAAAATCAATCTCTAAAAGAAGAAGTAATTGCCAGTATCAAGGACAGTAATACCTACAAACCTAATATTGGAATTGAAATTATTGATGCTCTAAAAAATGGTTGGTACATACTCCAAGGAATAATTGTGTTTTTCATAAATATTTGGCCTTTTATTTTAATCGGAACTGGTGGCTATTTTATTTATAGAAAATATGTTAAAAAAGAGTCATAA
- a CDS encoding anthranilate synthase component I family protein — protein sequence MRVSIYKDIPNPTGFKQQLLVWAQQYREVVFMDSNLYPQEYSSFDCLLAVDAFTSIKTDFHNAFEDLKQYQQTTKDWLFGYLTYDLKNDIEALQSANFDGLEFPDLFFFQPKKIFLLKGNQLEIQYLSMCDDEVEDDYNEIATLETQSYVSLNELEIKQRISKEDYIAKVNSVLEHIHRGDLYEANFCMEFYADDAIINPLEKFEKLNEISQAPLTVFFKNHKQFLLSASPERYIRKIGDQIISQPIKGTSKRFEDNAADAASKKQLEADPKERAENIMITDLVRNDLSHTAQKGSVEVVELCKIYSFLQVHQMITTITSKLDSQYSAIDVLKTTFPMGSMTGAPKISAMNIIEKLEETKRGLYSGAVGYFTPYGDFDFNVVIRSILYNQENKYISFSVGSAITAQSVPEKEYAECLLKAKAMQQVLQ from the coding sequence TTGAGAGTTTCAATTTACAAGGATATTCCAAATCCTACAGGCTTTAAACAGCAACTTTTAGTTTGGGCACAACAATACCGAGAAGTTGTTTTTATGGATAGTAATTTATATCCACAAGAATATTCAAGCTTCGATTGTTTGCTGGCTGTAGATGCTTTTACGTCAATAAAAACCGATTTTCATAACGCATTCGAAGATTTAAAACAATACCAGCAGACCACTAAAGATTGGCTTTTTGGTTATCTTACTTATGACTTAAAAAATGATATTGAAGCGTTGCAATCTGCTAATTTTGATGGATTAGAATTTCCAGATTTATTTTTCTTTCAGCCTAAAAAAATATTTTTACTGAAAGGGAATCAGCTAGAGATTCAATATTTATCAATGTGTGATGATGAAGTAGAAGATGATTATAACGAGATTGCAACGCTTGAGACGCAATCCTATGTTTCATTGAATGAATTGGAGATAAAGCAACGAATTTCAAAAGAAGATTACATTGCTAAAGTAAATTCAGTTTTAGAACATATTCATCGTGGAGATCTTTACGAAGCTAATTTTTGTATGGAATTTTATGCAGATGATGCGATAATCAATCCGTTAGAGAAATTCGAGAAACTAAATGAAATATCGCAAGCGCCATTAACTGTTTTCTTTAAAAACCATAAACAGTTTCTATTATCAGCTTCACCAGAAAGATACATTCGTAAAATAGGAGATCAGATAATTTCGCAGCCTATCAAAGGAACTTCAAAACGTTTTGAAGATAATGCAGCCGATGCCGCTTCTAAAAAACAATTGGAGGCCGATCCAAAAGAACGTGCCGAAAATATTATGATTACCGATTTGGTTCGGAATGATTTATCGCATACAGCCCAAAAAGGGTCAGTTGAAGTGGTTGAATTATGCAAAATTTATTCGTTTTTGCAGGTGCATCAAATGATTACTACGATTACATCAAAATTAGATTCGCAATATTCGGCAATCGATGTTTTAAAAACTACATTTCCGATGGGAAGTATGACAGGAGCACCAAAGATTTCGGCAATGAACATTATCGAAAAACTAGAAGAAACTAAACGTGGTCTGTATAGTGGGGCAGTAGGTTATTTTACTCCCTATGGAGATTTTGATTTTAATGTTGTTATTCGAAGTATTTTATATAATCAAGAAAATAAATACATTTCATTTTCGGTTGGGAGTGCAATAACAGCACAATCGGTTCCCGAAAAAGAATATGCAGAGTGTTTACTCAAGGCAAAAGCCATGCAACAAGTATTACAGTAG
- the tilS gene encoding tRNA lysidine(34) synthetase TilS, translated as MLQKFKNHVAQTFPFLEKKKLLLATSGGLDSMVMVHLLAQLDYDFAIAHCNFQLRGIESFGDQDFVSSTATSLKRPFFVTQFDTEAFAKDYKLSTQVAARELRYNWFYELLETKGYDYILTAHHADDNLETFIINLSRGTGLDGLLGIPEQNDSLIRPLLPFSREEIKQYAEENTIEWREDSSNASNKYLRNKIRHDLVPTLKEINPNFLTAFQKTQNYLQEAQIMVEDASIMVYQQVAKEIDDEIHFDLTQLKRLTNYKSYLYQWLNEYDFTAWDDIYELVESQSGKQVFSPEFRLIKDRNTLILSPIREDKQEEFYIESSDQEVNFPLKLKLCNVGHITIESNKAIFVDSEKIQFPLLLRKWKEGDVFYPFGMNGKSKKVSKLFKDEKLSLIEKENTWILCSENQIVWVVGIRQDERFKIENTTNQILKIELQ; from the coding sequence ATGCTTCAGAAATTTAAAAATCATGTTGCTCAAACGTTTCCTTTTTTAGAAAAAAAGAAATTACTACTAGCTACAAGTGGCGGTTTGGATAGTATGGTTATGGTGCATTTATTGGCTCAATTAGATTATGATTTTGCGATTGCCCATTGTAATTTTCAGTTGCGAGGAATAGAAAGTTTTGGAGATCAAGACTTTGTAAGTTCGACTGCGACTAGTTTAAAACGACCTTTTTTTGTTACCCAGTTTGATACAGAGGCTTTTGCAAAAGATTATAAGCTTTCTACTCAGGTTGCGGCGAGAGAGTTGCGATACAATTGGTTTTATGAACTTTTGGAGACTAAAGGCTATGATTATATTTTAACGGCACATCATGCCGATGATAACCTCGAAACGTTTATAATTAATTTAAGCCGTGGAACTGGATTAGATGGGCTACTAGGAATTCCGGAGCAAAATGATTCGCTTATTCGTCCGCTTTTGCCATTTTCAAGAGAAGAAATAAAACAATACGCCGAAGAGAATACTATCGAATGGCGTGAGGACAGTAGTAATGCTTCAAATAAATACTTACGAAATAAAATCCGTCATGATTTAGTTCCGACTTTAAAAGAAATAAATCCTAATTTTTTGACCGCTTTCCAGAAAACACAAAACTATTTGCAAGAAGCACAAATTATGGTCGAAGACGCTTCGATTATGGTATATCAGCAAGTTGCAAAAGAAATTGATGATGAAATTCATTTTGATTTAACTCAGTTAAAGCGATTAACAAATTATAAATCCTATTTGTATCAATGGCTTAACGAATATGATTTTACGGCTTGGGATGATATTTATGAGTTGGTTGAAAGTCAGTCGGGTAAGCAGGTTTTTTCGCCAGAATTCCGATTGATAAAAGATAGAAATACATTGATTTTAAGTCCGATTCGAGAAGATAAACAAGAAGAGTTTTATATTGAGAGTAGCGATCAAGAAGTTAATTTTCCCTTAAAATTAAAACTCTGTAACGTAGGTCACATAACTATAGAATCAAATAAAGCTATATTTGTTGATTCTGAAAAAATCCAGTTCCCTTTACTTTTACGTAAATGGAAAGAAGGAGATGTTTTTTATCCGTTTGGAATGAATGGAAAATCTAAAAAAGTAAGCAAGCTTTTTAAAGATGAAAAATTATCCTTGATTGAAAAAGAAAATACATGGATATTGTGCTCGGAAAATCAAATTGTTTGGGTTGTAGGAATCAGACAAGATGAGCGTTTTAAAATAGAAAATACTACAAACCAGATATTAAAAATAGAATTACAATAA